Proteins encoded within one genomic window of Bradyrhizobium sp. 186:
- the rpsI gene encoding 30S ribosomal protein S9, whose translation MAESIQSLDQLSQLKTPAPDAPKHEKKVDKFNRAYATGKRKDAVARVWIKPGAGKVMVNAREVEVYFARPVLRMMIEQPFVVAARAGQYDVICTVAGGGLSGQAGAVRHGISKALTYFEPELRTVLKKGGFLTRDSRVVERKKYGKAKARRSFQFSKR comes from the coding sequence ATGGCCGAATCCATTCAGTCGCTCGACCAGCTCTCGCAGCTCAAGACGCCGGCGCCCGACGCGCCCAAGCATGAGAAGAAGGTCGACAAGTTCAACCGCGCCTATGCCACCGGCAAGCGCAAGGACGCGGTCGCCCGCGTCTGGATCAAGCCGGGCGCCGGCAAGGTCATGGTCAACGCGCGCGAGGTCGAGGTCTATTTCGCCCGTCCCGTGCTGCGCATGATGATCGAGCAGCCGTTCGTCGTGGCCGCGCGTGCCGGCCAGTACGACGTGATCTGCACCGTCGCCGGCGGCGGCCTGTCGGGCCAGGCCGGTGCCGTGCGTCACGGCATCTCCAAGGCGCTCACCTATTTCGAGCCGGAGCTGCGCACCGTGCTCAAGAAGGGCGGCTTCCTCACCCGCGACTCCCGCGTGGTCGAGCGCAAGAAGTACGGCAAGGCCAAGGCGCGCAGGTCGTTCCAGTTCTCCAAGCGTTAA
- a CDS encoding PaaI family thioesterase yields the protein MALAKMSVAELEQFLRHEFPQAFSGDDIMIESADGQTCLLRQRYGEKMLRPGGTVSGPTLMALADFAMYVVLLSAIGPIGLAVTTNLNINFLRKGQPGQDVLAEARLLKLGKRLAVGEVNLLSGTSPDPIAHVTSTYSIPNV from the coding sequence ATGGCGTTAGCGAAAATGAGCGTGGCGGAGCTCGAACAGTTTCTCCGCCACGAGTTTCCCCAGGCCTTCAGTGGCGACGACATCATGATCGAGAGCGCGGACGGCCAGACCTGCCTGCTGCGCCAGCGCTACGGCGAAAAGATGCTGCGGCCCGGCGGAACCGTCTCGGGTCCGACGCTGATGGCGCTCGCCGATTTCGCGATGTACGTGGTGCTGCTGTCGGCGATCGGGCCGATCGGGCTCGCGGTCACCACCAATCTCAACATCAACTTCCTGCGCAAGGGCCAGCCCGGGCAGGACGTGCTGGCGGAAGCGCGGCTTTTGAAGCTCGGCAAGCGCTTGGCGGTGGGCGAGGTGAACCTGTTGTCCGGCACGTCGCCCGATCCGATTGCCCATGTCACATCGACCTATTCCATTCCAAATGTTTGA
- a CDS encoding antibiotic biosynthesis monooxygenase family protein, which produces MITEIAQIDVKPGSEKDFEAAVAAAKAAFGRSKGFHGFELHKSIEKPQRYRLMVKWATLENHTVDFRGSENFAEWRGLVGQYFAAPPEVEHTETVLTS; this is translated from the coding sequence ATGATCACCGAAATCGCGCAAATCGACGTCAAGCCGGGCAGCGAGAAGGACTTCGAGGCGGCCGTCGCCGCGGCCAAGGCGGCCTTCGGCCGCTCCAAGGGCTTTCACGGTTTCGAGCTGCACAAATCGATCGAGAAGCCACAACGCTACCGGCTGATGGTGAAGTGGGCGACGCTGGAAAACCATACCGTCGATTTCCGCGGCTCGGAGAATTTTGCCGAATGGCGCGGTCTCGTCGGCCAGTATTTTGCCGCGCCCCCCGAGGTCGAGCACACCGAGACCGTGCTGACGAGCTGA
- a CDS encoding CoA-binding protein codes for MNHDAYHDDYIRGILNSVKSIAMVGASPVNVRPSYFAFKYLAQRGYDMIPVNPGHVGKELLGKPFVASLSDIGRPVDMIDIFRNSSHIMPVVEEALTLDPLPKVIWMQLGARDDAAAEKAEAVGIKVVMNRCPKIEYGRLSSEISWMGVNSRTLSSKRPPAPTQGMRLSLNRMSVGGGETAASDRAAKNKTEQS; via the coding sequence ATGAACCACGACGCCTATCATGATGACTACATCCGCGGCATCCTCAACAGCGTGAAGTCGATCGCGATGGTCGGCGCCTCGCCGGTCAATGTGCGGCCGAGCTATTTTGCGTTCAAATATCTGGCGCAGCGCGGCTACGATATGATCCCGGTCAATCCCGGCCATGTCGGCAAGGAGCTGCTCGGCAAACCCTTCGTCGCCTCGCTCTCCGACATCGGCCGTCCCGTCGACATGATCGACATCTTCCGCAACTCCAGTCACATCATGCCCGTGGTCGAGGAGGCACTGACGCTCGATCCGCTGCCAAAGGTGATCTGGATGCAACTCGGCGCACGCGACGATGCGGCGGCGGAAAAGGCCGAAGCTGTTGGCATCAAGGTGGTGATGAACCGCTGCCCCAAGATCGAATATGGCCGGCTGTCCTCGGAAATCTCCTGGATGGGCGTCAATTCGCGCACGCTGAGTTCCAAGCGCCCGCCGGCACCGACGCAGGGCATGCGGCTATCCCTCAATCGGATGAGTGTCGGCGGTGGCGAAACCGCGGCGTCAGATCGCGCCGCCAAAAACAAGACCGAGCAAAGCTGA
- a CDS encoding GGDEF domain-containing protein, producing the protein MMSLDSITLYLVATMIAALLGAMMVFFGRQENSPALKWWGTAYLLGAASVALWTAAGDNLGPHLYLALNAVGFVACGMVWNAARVFHGRKPNWPGLVLGALGWVAAVTLLDPAASMLRMVIGAGIVSVYAALTASELWVERRKSLQRRWPAFVVPVMHGCVLMLPILLGSFLRPNDAGFSGSIWVTVFAVELVLYAVGTVFVIFMLVSERTVTAHRTAASTDPLTGMLNRRGFSEACARVIEREAKAGRPVTVMIFDIDHFKSINDRFGHPAGDEMLKLFSTVVVSNLRLTDMSGRIGGEEFAALLPCSLEEGVLVAERVREAFETSGVVVDEGPVDTTVSIGVAGGPAGTELEVLLASADTALYQAKRGGRNRVEAAEELPLSLENWRRQSAARLGVPQVRPATA; encoded by the coding sequence ATGATGTCGCTCGATAGCATCACGCTCTATTTGGTGGCCACCATGATCGCCGCATTGCTCGGCGCCATGATGGTGTTTTTCGGCAGGCAGGAGAACAGTCCCGCGCTGAAATGGTGGGGCACCGCCTATCTTCTCGGTGCGGCCTCCGTCGCGCTATGGACCGCGGCCGGCGACAATCTGGGGCCGCATCTTTATCTCGCGCTGAACGCGGTCGGCTTCGTCGCCTGCGGCATGGTGTGGAATGCGGCGCGCGTCTTCCACGGCCGCAAGCCGAACTGGCCCGGCCTCGTGCTCGGCGCGCTTGGCTGGGTCGCGGCCGTGACGCTGCTCGATCCCGCGGCGTCCATGCTGCGCATGGTCATCGGCGCCGGCATCGTCTCCGTTTACGCGGCGTTGACCGCGAGCGAGCTCTGGGTCGAACGGCGCAAGAGCCTGCAACGGCGCTGGCCGGCCTTCGTCGTGCCGGTGATGCACGGCTGCGTGTTGATGCTGCCGATCCTGCTCGGCAGCTTCTTGCGCCCGAACGATGCCGGCTTCTCCGGCAGCATCTGGGTCACCGTGTTCGCGGTCGAGCTCGTGCTCTATGCCGTCGGCACCGTGTTCGTGATCTTCATGCTGGTATCGGAGCGCACCGTCACCGCGCACCGGACTGCCGCGTCCACGGACCCCCTGACCGGCATGCTCAACCGCCGCGGCTTCTCGGAGGCCTGCGCGCGGGTGATCGAGCGCGAGGCCAAGGCCGGGCGGCCGGTGACCGTGATGATTTTCGACATCGATCACTTCAAGTCGATCAACGACCGCTTCGGTCATCCCGCCGGCGACGAGATGCTGAAACTGTTCTCGACCGTTGTCGTCAGCAATCTGCGCCTCACCGACATGTCGGGCCGCATCGGCGGCGAGGAGTTCGCAGCCCTCTTGCCCTGTTCACTCGAGGAGGGCGTGCTGGTTGCCGAGCGCGTGCGCGAGGCGTTCGAGACCTCCGGCGTCGTGGTCGATGAAGGCCCGGTCGACACCACCGTTAGCATCGGCGTGGCCGGCGGTCCGGCCGGCACCGAGCTCGAGGTGCTGCTGGCCTCGGCCGATACCGCGCTCTACCAAGCCAAGCGCGGCGGTCGCAACCGCGTCGAGGCGGCGGAGGAGCTGCCGCTGTCGCTGGAGAACTGGCGTCGCCAGAGCGCGGCGCGGCTTGGTGTGCCGCAGGTGCGTCCGGCCACGGCTTGA
- a CDS encoding DUF2842 domain-containing protein, with the protein MKIRARKFLGTIALLVLAAVWALLGMALAQMPWIAESGWLQAIYYVVAGMGWVLPAMPIVSWMQRPDRAKSNS; encoded by the coding sequence ATGAAGATTCGCGCCCGCAAGTTCCTCGGCACCATCGCGCTCCTGGTGCTGGCCGCCGTCTGGGCGCTGCTCGGCATGGCGCTGGCGCAGATGCCGTGGATCGCCGAGTCCGGCTGGCTGCAGGCGATCTACTACGTCGTCGCGGGCATGGGCTGGGTGCTGCCGGCAATGCCGATCGTGAGCTGGATGCAGCGGCCCGATCGCGCCAAATCTAATTCGTAG
- the rplM gene encoding 50S ribosomal protein L13, producing MKTFSAKPAEVTKKWVLIDAKGLVVGRLATIVAMRLRGKHLPTYTPHVDCGDNVIIINAQHAVLTGRKREQKTYYKHTGYVGHIKERTARQILEGKHPERVLEKAVERMIPRGPLGRVQMGNLRVYGGADHPHEAQTPEKIDIAKLNRKNTRAA from the coding sequence ATGAAAACCTTTTCGGCAAAGCCGGCTGAGGTGACGAAGAAGTGGGTGCTGATCGACGCCAAGGGTCTGGTCGTCGGCCGTCTCGCCACCATCGTCGCCATGCGCCTGCGCGGCAAGCATCTCCCGACCTACACGCCGCACGTTGATTGCGGCGACAACGTCATCATCATCAATGCCCAGCATGCGGTCCTTACCGGTCGCAAGCGCGAGCAGAAGACCTACTACAAGCACACTGGCTATGTCGGCCACATCAAGGAGCGCACCGCGCGCCAGATCCTCGAGGGCAAGCATCCCGAGCGCGTGCTCGAGAAGGCCGTCGAGCGCATGATCCCGCGTGGTCCGCTCGGTCGCGTCCAGATGGGCAATCTCCGCGTCTATGGCGGGGCCGATCATCCGCACGAGGCGCAGACGCCCGAGAAGATCGACATCGCCAAGTTGAACCGCAAGAACACGAGGGCCGCATAA
- a CDS encoding gamma-glutamyl-gamma-aminobutyrate hydrolase family protein gives MRKPVVGVIGNAHRVENRFQVQMVGERNLRAVAEVSGGLPVMFAGSPDITDIAALLDAVDGIVLTGARANVHPTRFNVDPCEKHEPYDIHRDEVALALSVACVARGIPLFGICRGLQEMNVAFGGSLHPEIREIPGRMNHRMPRLENGEIHPDPTVIFADRHEVDLTPGGAFAKLLGCERIRVNSLHGQGILDPGKRVLIEGIAEDGTIEAIRIAEAPTFALGVQWHAEYDPQRNPINRKIFQAFGEALLARQRATA, from the coding sequence ATGAGAAAGCCGGTCGTCGGCGTGATCGGGAATGCCCATCGCGTTGAGAATCGATTTCAGGTCCAGATGGTCGGCGAGCGGAACCTGCGCGCCGTGGCCGAGGTCTCCGGCGGCTTGCCGGTGATGTTCGCGGGCTCGCCTGACATCACCGATATCGCGGCGCTGCTCGATGCCGTTGACGGCATCGTCCTTACCGGCGCCCGCGCCAACGTGCACCCGACCCGCTTCAACGTCGACCCCTGCGAGAAGCACGAACCCTACGACATTCACCGCGACGAGGTCGCGCTGGCGCTCTCGGTCGCCTGCGTCGCCCGCGGCATCCCGCTGTTCGGCATCTGCCGGGGCCTCCAGGAGATGAACGTCGCCTTCGGCGGCTCGCTGCACCCCGAAATCCGCGAAATACCGGGCCGCATGAACCATCGGATGCCGCGGCTGGAGAACGGCGAGATCCACCCCGACCCGACCGTGATTTTCGCTGACCGCCACGAGGTCGATCTCACGCCGGGCGGGGCTTTTGCAAAGCTGCTCGGCTGCGAGAGGATCCGGGTCAATTCGCTGCACGGCCAGGGCATCCTCGATCCCGGCAAGCGCGTGCTGATCGAAGGCATCGCCGAGGACGGCACCATCGAGGCGATCCGCATCGCGGAGGCTCCGACCTTCGCGCTCGGCGTGCAATGGCACGCCGAGTACGACCCACAGCGCAATCCGATCAATCGCAAGATTTTTCAGGCCTTCGGCGAGGCGCTCTTGGCACGGCAGCGGGCGACGGCGTAG
- the pdhA gene encoding pyruvate dehydrogenase (acetyl-transferring) E1 component subunit alpha, producing MASRRVNQDLPVIARFEVRRRNYLAPDGSIQRPLPAFASDAKLLVTLYRSMVLLRLFDRKAVALQRTGRLGTYAVSLGQEAVSVGIASAMREEDVLLPSYRDNGALLWRGVKLEEILLFWGGDERGNQFSGPVHDFPFCVPVGSQAPHAAGVAYALKLRKQSRVAVCLFGDGATSKGDVYEAMNFAGVHKLPVVFVVTNNQWAISVPLRLQTACETLAQKAIAAGFTGEQVDGNDVVAVRAAAEEAIAAARDANSPRFIEAVTYRLGDHTTSDDAARYRSAEEVQARWKEEPIARLRAYLVAQKIWSKGDEEQLAAECHERVEAAAGRYLATAPRRPETMFDHLYADLPKVYAAQRRELAGDHDG from the coding sequence GTGGCCAGCCGAAGGGTAAATCAGGACCTTCCCGTCATCGCGCGCTTCGAGGTACGTCGTCGCAATTACCTCGCGCCGGACGGCTCGATCCAGCGGCCGCTGCCTGCCTTCGCCTCCGACGCCAAGCTTCTGGTCACGCTTTACCGGTCGATGGTGTTGTTGCGCCTGTTCGATCGAAAGGCTGTTGCGTTGCAGCGCACTGGCCGGCTTGGGACTTATGCCGTTTCGCTCGGCCAGGAGGCGGTATCGGTCGGGATAGCCAGTGCGATGCGGGAGGAGGACGTGTTGTTGCCGTCCTATCGCGACAATGGTGCGCTGCTCTGGCGTGGCGTCAAACTGGAGGAGATTCTCCTGTTCTGGGGCGGCGACGAGCGCGGCAATCAGTTTTCAGGACCGGTTCACGATTTCCCATTTTGCGTTCCGGTCGGCTCCCAGGCGCCGCATGCTGCCGGTGTCGCCTACGCCCTCAAGCTGCGCAAGCAATCGCGCGTCGCCGTCTGCTTGTTCGGCGATGGCGCCACTTCGAAAGGCGACGTCTACGAAGCGATGAACTTTGCCGGCGTGCACAAATTGCCGGTCGTTTTTGTGGTGACCAACAATCAATGGGCCATCTCGGTGCCGCTACGTCTGCAGACGGCTTGCGAAACGCTGGCACAAAAGGCGATCGCCGCAGGCTTCACCGGTGAGCAGGTCGACGGGAATGACGTTGTGGCGGTGCGCGCCGCGGCTGAAGAGGCCATTGCCGCCGCCCGTGACGCCAACAGCCCCCGCTTCATCGAGGCGGTTACCTACCGGCTCGGCGACCATACGACCTCCGACGACGCGGCACGCTACCGTTCGGCCGAGGAAGTCCAGGCGCGTTGGAAAGAGGAGCCGATCGCGCGGCTGCGGGCCTATCTCGTCGCCCAGAAAATATGGAGCAAAGGGGATGAGGAGCAGCTCGCGGCCGAATGCCATGAGCGTGTCGAGGCGGCCGCCGGACGCTATCTGGCAACAGCACCGCGCCGGCCGGAGACCATGTTCGATCACCTCTATGCAGATCTGCCCAAGGTCTATGCCGCGCAACGCCGCGAACTCGCGGGAGACCACGATGGCTGA
- a CDS encoding enoyl-CoA hydratase, with amino-acid sequence MSAQAARAPSPQPPILLRETVGSIAVLTLNRPAARNSLSEAMIASLHAELNAIKDDKAVRGVVIAANGPAFSAGHDMKELTARRTDPDRGRAYFAELMNACSAMMQAIVRLPKPVVASVQGIATAAGCQLVASCDLAIASEAASFATPGVDIGLFCSTPMVALSRNVPRKHAMEMLLTGEPIPAARAREIGLVNRVVAAGTERDAAIALAEQVALKSAYTVKLGKEAFYRQAEMSLAEAYRYAAEVMTENMMARDAEEGIGAFIEKRVPTWRDE; translated from the coding sequence ATGTCCGCCCAGGCCGCCCGCGCCCCCTCCCCGCAACCGCCGATCCTGCTGCGCGAAACGGTCGGCAGCATCGCGGTCCTGACGCTCAACCGGCCGGCCGCGCGCAATAGCCTTTCGGAAGCGATGATCGCAAGCCTGCATGCCGAGCTCAACGCCATCAAGGACGACAAGGCCGTCCGCGGCGTGGTGATCGCGGCCAATGGTCCTGCTTTCTCGGCCGGCCACGACATGAAGGAGCTGACCGCGCGCCGCACCGATCCCGACCGCGGCCGGGCCTATTTCGCAGAGCTCATGAACGCCTGTAGCGCGATGATGCAGGCGATCGTGCGTCTGCCGAAGCCGGTAGTGGCGTCCGTCCAGGGCATCGCGACGGCGGCCGGCTGCCAGCTCGTGGCGAGCTGCGATCTCGCGATCGCCTCGGAAGCTGCGAGCTTCGCGACGCCCGGCGTCGACATCGGCCTGTTCTGCTCGACGCCGATGGTGGCGCTGTCGCGCAACGTGCCCCGGAAGCACGCGATGGAGATGCTGCTGACGGGCGAGCCGATTCCGGCTGCCCGTGCCCGCGAGATCGGCCTCGTCAATCGCGTCGTGGCCGCCGGCACCGAGCGCGACGCTGCGATTGCGCTGGCCGAACAGGTCGCGCTGAAATCGGCCTACACCGTCAAGCTCGGCAAGGAGGCGTTCTACCGCCAGGCCGAAATGAGCCTTGCCGAGGCCTATCGCTATGCGGCAGAGGTGATGACCGAGAACATGATGGCGCGCGATGCCGAGGAAGGCATCGGTGCCTTCATCGAGAAGCGCGTGCCGACATGGCGGGATGAGTAG
- a CDS encoding O-acetylhomoserine aminocarboxypropyltransferase produces the protein MSDRLPGFSTLAVHAGAQPDPTTGARATPIYQTTSFVFNDADHAASLFGLQAFGNIYTRIGNPTNAVLEERVAALEGGTAALAVASGHAAQVVVLQQLLQPGDEFIAARKLYGGSINQFTHAFKSFGWNVVWADPDDIASFERAVTPRTKAIFIESIANPGGSITDIEAISTVARKAGVPLIVDNTLASPYLIRPIDHGADIVVHSLTKFLGGHGNSLGGIIVDAGTFDWSTGGKYPMLSEPRPEYHGIKLQETFGNFAFAIACRVLGLRDLGPALSPFNAFMILTGIETLPLRMQKHCDNAKAIAEFLAGHPAVTSVSYAGLASDKYNQLARKYAPKGAGAVFTFSLKGGYDAGVSLVSNLKLFSHLANVGDTRSLVIHPASTTHSQLDDAAKVKSGAGPDVVRLSIGIEDKEDLIADLEQALGA, from the coding sequence ATGAGCGATCGCCTTCCGGGATTTTCGACCCTCGCCGTGCATGCCGGTGCACAGCCCGATCCCACCACCGGTGCGCGCGCGACTCCGATTTATCAAACGACGTCTTTCGTCTTCAATGACGCCGACCACGCCGCCTCGCTGTTCGGCCTGCAGGCATTCGGCAACATCTATACCCGCATTGGAAATCCCACCAACGCGGTGCTGGAAGAGCGCGTCGCGGCGCTCGAGGGCGGCACGGCTGCGCTCGCGGTCGCCTCGGGACATGCGGCCCAGGTCGTGGTGCTGCAGCAATTGCTCCAGCCCGGCGACGAATTCATCGCCGCGCGAAAACTCTATGGCGGCTCGATCAACCAGTTCACGCACGCGTTCAAGAGCTTCGGCTGGAACGTGGTGTGGGCCGATCCGGATGACATCGCAAGCTTCGAGCGCGCGGTGACGCCGCGCACGAAAGCCATCTTCATCGAGTCCATCGCCAATCCCGGCGGCAGCATCACCGACATCGAGGCGATCTCGACGGTGGCCCGCAAGGCGGGCGTACCCCTGATCGTCGACAACACGCTGGCCTCGCCCTATCTGATCCGCCCGATCGATCACGGCGCCGACATCGTCGTGCACTCGCTGACGAAATTTCTGGGCGGCCATGGCAATTCGCTCGGCGGCATCATCGTCGATGCCGGCACCTTCGACTGGTCGACGGGGGGCAAATATCCGATGCTGTCCGAGCCGCGGCCCGAATATCACGGCATCAAGCTCCAGGAGACGTTTGGCAATTTCGCCTTCGCGATCGCCTGCCGCGTGCTCGGCCTGCGCGACCTCGGGCCGGCGCTGTCGCCGTTCAATGCTTTCATGATCCTGACCGGCATCGAGACGCTGCCGCTGCGCATGCAGAAGCACTGCGACAATGCCAAGGCGATCGCCGAATTCCTCGCCGGTCATCCGGCCGTGACTTCGGTGAGCTATGCGGGCCTTGCCAGCGACAAGTACAACCAGCTCGCGCGCAAATACGCGCCGAAGGGCGCTGGCGCCGTGTTCACCTTCAGCCTGAAGGGCGGCTACGATGCCGGCGTCAGCCTGGTGTCGAACCTGAAGCTGTTCTCGCACCTTGCCAATGTCGGCGACACCCGCTCGCTCGTCATCCACCCGGCCTCGACCACGCACAGCCAGCTCGACGACGCCGCCAAGGTCAAGTCCGGCGCCGGCCCCGACGTGGTGCGGCTCTCGATCGGCATCGAGGACAAGGAAGATCTGATCGCGGATCTGGAGCAGGCGCTGGGGGCGTAG
- a CDS encoding COX15/CtaA family protein: protein MTTISNPSEPHRALRWWLISVAALIALMVLVGGATRLTESGLSIVEWKPVTGSVPPLSETQWTEAFEAYKKIPQYRELNASMSLSEFKEIFWWEWSHRLLGRFIGGAYLLPFLFFLWRGGLSGELKRRLWLLFALGGLQGAVGWWMVASGLAERVEVSQYRLATHLVLALLIFAGIVWTVRRLAERPQIAAPARLRFTSALLLAVTFVQIYFGALVAGLRAGRAYNTWPAIDGAFIPPADRLWFETPWWRNLFDNVLTVQFEHRMAAYALFVLAALHALDAVRSRAGSAASGALWLFAAVSLQAVLGILTLLNQVPIGLALAHQAVAILVLTLAVMQAERLASRQSAQAQPRAVPAGQVG, encoded by the coding sequence ATGACGACGATTTCCAACCCGTCCGAGCCGCATCGCGCCCTGCGCTGGTGGCTGATTTCCGTGGCCGCGCTGATCGCGCTGATGGTGCTGGTCGGCGGCGCAACACGGCTGACGGAATCCGGGCTCTCGATCGTCGAATGGAAGCCGGTCACGGGCAGCGTGCCGCCGCTCTCGGAGACGCAATGGACCGAGGCGTTCGAGGCCTACAAGAAGATTCCGCAATATCGCGAGCTCAATGCGAGCATGAGCCTGTCCGAGTTCAAGGAGATTTTCTGGTGGGAATGGAGCCACCGGCTGCTCGGCCGTTTCATCGGCGGCGCCTATCTGCTGCCGTTCCTGTTCTTCCTGTGGCGCGGCGGCCTGTCCGGTGAGTTGAAACGACGGCTGTGGCTGCTGTTTGCGCTCGGCGGGCTCCAGGGCGCAGTCGGTTGGTGGATGGTGGCTTCCGGTCTGGCGGAGCGGGTCGAGGTGTCGCAATATCGTCTCGCGACGCATCTGGTGCTGGCGCTGCTCATCTTCGCCGGCATCGTCTGGACGGTACGGCGTCTGGCCGAGCGACCGCAGATTGCAGCGCCCGCGCGGCTGCGGTTCACGAGCGCGCTGCTTCTCGCGGTGACCTTCGTGCAGATCTATTTCGGCGCGCTGGTTGCGGGCCTGCGCGCCGGGCGTGCCTACAACACCTGGCCCGCCATCGACGGCGCCTTCATTCCACCCGCGGATCGGCTGTGGTTCGAGACGCCGTGGTGGCGCAATCTGTTCGACAACGTGCTGACGGTGCAGTTCGAGCACCGCATGGCGGCCTATGCGCTGTTTGTGCTGGCCGCGCTGCACGCGCTCGACGCCGTGCGGTCGCGCGCAGGTTCAGCGGCGAGCGGCGCGCTGTGGCTGTTTGCGGCGGTGAGCCTGCAGGCGGTGCTCGGTATCCTCACGCTGCTCAACCAGGTGCCGATTGGATTGGCGCTCGCGCACCAGGCTGTTGCGATCCTCGTGTTGACGCTCGCGGTGATGCAGGCGGAGCGACTGGCCTCACGGCAATCTGCGCAAGCGCAGCCTCGGGCAGTTCCGGCCGGTCAGGTCGGCTGA
- a CDS encoding AI-2E family transporter, producing the protein MPPADERSRTRTDLAWAISVGGIGVVMFAALLVFTWYFAATLLLLFAGMLFGVALNALTNALGHRVHLPHSLRLAIVCVALALMLAGVGYLGGATIAEQASLLSKTIKSQITNLKSFLDNHGIDTSFFDLGNAAPAASTDAGSTPSPSPASHGQLPGAGALASSGGAIVSQTFKLLLGTISAVGNVFIVLFLGLAFAAQPSIYHDGLLFLAPARHRTRVTLIIDRIGETLERWLIAQIIVMLAVGAVTWIGLAIIGIPGSFILGIQAGLLAFIPTVGAIIAGVVVVLASLASGWVAALSALVLFLGVHAMESYVLTPLLQRQALDIPPATLFAFQILLGVVFGIWGLALALPLVAIAKVMIDHFKTYETTFRAEAA; encoded by the coding sequence ATGCCTCCCGCAGATGAACGATCCCGGACCCGCACCGATCTGGCCTGGGCGATTTCGGTCGGCGGCATCGGCGTGGTGATGTTCGCCGCCCTGCTTGTCTTCACCTGGTATTTTGCCGCCACCCTGCTCCTGCTCTTCGCCGGCATGCTGTTCGGCGTCGCCCTCAACGCGCTGACCAATGCGCTCGGCCACCGCGTTCACCTGCCGCATTCCCTACGGCTCGCCATCGTCTGCGTCGCGCTGGCGCTGATGCTGGCGGGCGTCGGCTATCTCGGCGGCGCCACCATCGCCGAGCAGGCCTCGCTGCTCAGCAAGACCATCAAGTCACAGATCACCAACCTGAAGTCCTTCCTCGATAACCACGGCATCGACACCAGCTTCTTCGATCTCGGCAATGCCGCGCCGGCCGCCTCCACCGACGCGGGATCGACGCCCTCGCCAAGCCCGGCCTCGCACGGCCAATTGCCGGGCGCCGGCGCGCTCGCCTCCAGCGGCGGGGCGATCGTGAGCCAGACCTTCAAGCTGCTGCTCGGCACCATCAGCGCCGTCGGCAACGTCTTCATCGTGTTGTTCCTGGGTCTCGCCTTTGCCGCCCAGCCCAGCATCTATCACGACGGCCTGCTGTTCCTCGCGCCGGCCAGGCATCGCACGCGGGTCACGCTCATCATCGACCGCATCGGCGAGACGCTGGAGCGCTGGCTGATCGCGCAAATCATCGTCATGCTCGCGGTCGGCGCGGTGACCTGGATCGGGCTCGCCATCATCGGCATCCCCGGCTCGTTCATCCTCGGGATCCAGGCCGGGCTCCTCGCCTTCATCCCGACCGTCGGCGCCATCATCGCCGGGGTTGTCGTGGTGCTGGCGAGCCTCGCGTCGGGCTGGGTCGCGGCGTTATCCGCCTTGGTCCTGTTCCTCGGCGTTCACGCGATGGAGAGCTATGTGCTGACGCCGCTGCTCCAGCGCCAGGCGCTGGACATTCCGCCGGCCACGCTGTTCGCGTTCCAGATCCTGCTCGGCGTTGTGTTTGGAATCTGGGGCCTGGCGCTGGCGCTGCCGTTGGTCGCCATCGCCAAGGTCATGATCGACCACTTCAAGACGTATGAGACGACGTTCCGGGCCGAAGCCGCCTGA